In one window of Haloterrigena salifodinae DNA:
- a CDS encoding DUF2309 domain-containing protein yields MTRNGTDDRRRIEERIDRAAERIGSVWPLHSFVTANPLSGFEDEPFHQAVAEGERLFGGRGYPHPSVFRRAWETGRIDPDALQAELEARGIDREPETLLDEMAETEAERGSETDDTTAAVDRVLTKWLAAFLDQGQSKWPMPNRKAGFYAAWREMAPHDGDVSGCDDSDDLPETATEALEAVLGDFPEGRWEDVVEHHLAALPGWSGFIKQRTDADANAWQEQYPITLPEYLAVRLTLADLLDAPIDPGAVDDGDEARTTASADDVSDADDGIPLPEIWLTAWERSYRERLLEGIDDSVTDPSDDNGERPAAQLVFCIDTRSEVIRRHIEAQGPYDTHGYAGFFGVPMRHREYDSHAESDACPPIVDPQHRVVDRPGEEAEAATARDRWTGVANAARKHFTTLKNNVVAAFTFVEGAGSAYGSAMAARTLSPSAIAKLERAVEERVPNYHEAASPAVDYDAYDDHGHADHDLPQGMTLEEKVEYAATAFELMGWTAFARLVVFAGHASETTNNPFDSSLDCGACAGNPGGPNARVLAEICNDEDVRAELRERGIDVPEDTVFLAGEHNTTTDEIELFDDPVPESHHEDLASLREDLERARAGATAERTDDATGGDPDAGVAAVERKAADWAEARPEWGLAGNASFVIGPRELTADRNLDGRAFLHSYDWTTDPEGEALEAIFTGPLVVTQWINNQYYFATVDNAVYGSGSKITQNPIGNVGVLQGNGGDLMTGLPLQSLKVDDDRPYHQPLRLTAVIHAPVDRVTEILREHEDVRTLLDNGWIGDLTVVDPEQDNTAFQYAGDLEWAADVELEAEATPEVEYETESEVESETPTPQTADDD; encoded by the coding sequence ATGACGCGTAACGGAACCGACGACCGTCGTCGCATCGAGGAGCGTATCGACCGCGCCGCCGAGCGCATCGGCTCCGTCTGGCCGCTGCACTCGTTCGTCACGGCCAACCCCCTCTCGGGGTTCGAGGACGAGCCGTTCCATCAAGCCGTCGCCGAGGGCGAACGCCTGTTCGGCGGCCGCGGCTACCCGCACCCGTCGGTCTTCCGCCGGGCGTGGGAGACCGGCCGGATCGATCCCGACGCGCTTCAGGCGGAACTCGAGGCTCGCGGTATCGACCGGGAGCCCGAGACGCTCCTGGACGAGATGGCCGAAACCGAGGCGGAACGCGGCTCCGAGACCGACGACACGACGGCGGCCGTCGACCGCGTGCTGACGAAGTGGCTCGCGGCCTTCCTCGATCAGGGGCAGTCGAAGTGGCCGATGCCCAACCGCAAGGCGGGATTCTACGCTGCGTGGCGCGAGATGGCACCCCACGACGGGGACGTGTCCGGCTGTGACGACTCCGACGATCTTCCCGAGACGGCGACCGAGGCCCTCGAGGCGGTGTTGGGCGACTTCCCCGAAGGACGCTGGGAGGACGTCGTCGAGCACCACCTCGCCGCGCTCCCGGGCTGGAGCGGGTTCATCAAGCAGCGGACCGATGCCGACGCCAACGCGTGGCAGGAGCAGTACCCGATCACGCTGCCGGAGTATCTGGCGGTGCGGCTGACGCTGGCCGACCTGCTGGACGCGCCGATCGACCCCGGAGCGGTCGACGACGGCGACGAGGCGAGGACCACCGCCAGTGCGGACGACGTGAGCGACGCGGACGACGGGATCCCCCTGCCCGAGATCTGGCTGACCGCGTGGGAGCGCAGCTACCGCGAGCGCCTCCTCGAGGGGATCGACGACTCGGTGACGGACCCGTCGGACGACAACGGAGAGCGACCGGCCGCGCAGCTCGTGTTCTGCATCGACACCCGCTCAGAGGTGATCCGCCGCCACATCGAGGCCCAGGGCCCCTACGATACCCACGGCTACGCGGGCTTCTTCGGGGTTCCGATGCGCCATCGAGAGTACGACTCGCACGCCGAGAGCGACGCCTGCCCGCCGATCGTCGATCCGCAACACCGCGTCGTCGACCGTCCCGGGGAGGAAGCCGAGGCGGCGACGGCCCGCGACCGCTGGACCGGTGTGGCGAACGCGGCACGCAAACACTTCACGACGCTCAAGAACAACGTCGTCGCCGCGTTCACGTTCGTCGAGGGCGCCGGCAGCGCCTACGGTTCGGCGATGGCCGCGCGGACGCTGTCGCCCTCGGCGATCGCGAAACTCGAGCGCGCCGTCGAGGAGCGCGTGCCGAACTACCACGAAGCCGCCTCCCCGGCGGTCGACTACGACGCGTACGACGACCACGGCCACGCCGACCATGACCTCCCGCAGGGGATGACCCTCGAGGAGAAGGTCGAGTACGCCGCGACGGCCTTCGAACTCATGGGATGGACGGCATTCGCTCGCCTGGTCGTCTTCGCGGGCCACGCCAGCGAGACGACGAACAACCCCTTCGACTCGAGTCTCGACTGCGGGGCCTGCGCGGGGAACCCGGGCGGCCCGAACGCCCGCGTACTCGCCGAGATCTGCAACGACGAGGACGTGCGGGCCGAACTGCGCGAGCGCGGGATCGACGTCCCCGAGGACACCGTCTTCCTCGCGGGCGAGCACAACACGACGACCGACGAGATCGAACTGTTCGACGACCCGGTGCCGGAGAGCCACCACGAGGATCTCGCGTCCCTGCGCGAGGACCTCGAGCGCGCCCGCGCCGGGGCCACAGCAGAGCGCACTGACGACGCGACGGGCGGCGATCCGGACGCCGGCGTCGCGGCGGTCGAACGCAAAGCGGCCGACTGGGCCGAGGCCCGTCCTGAGTGGGGGCTGGCCGGCAACGCCTCGTTCGTCATCGGCCCCCGCGAGCTGACCGCCGACCGGAACCTCGACGGGCGCGCGTTCCTCCACTCCTACGACTGGACGACCGACCCCGAGGGCGAGGCCCTCGAGGCGATCTTCACCGGGCCGCTAGTCGTCACTCAGTGGATCAACAACCAGTACTACTTCGCGACCGTCGACAACGCGGTCTACGGCAGCGGCTCGAAGATCACCCAGAACCCCATCGGCAACGTCGGCGTCTTACAGGGCAACGGCGGGGACCTGATGACCGGCCTGCCGCTCCAGTCGCTGAAGGTCGACGACGACCGACCGTACCACCAGCCGCTGCGGTTGACGGCCGTGATCCACGCGCCGGTCGATCGCGTGACCGAGATCCTCCGCGAGCACGAGGACGTGCGCACGCTGCTCGACAACGGCTGGATCGGGGACCTGACGGTCGTCGATCCCGAGCAGGACAACACCGCCTTCCAGTACGCCGGCGACCTCGAGTGGGCGGCCGACGTCGAACTCGAGGCCGAGGCGACGCCGGAGGTCGAGTACGAGACCGAGTCCGAGGTCGAGAGCGAGACGCCGACCCCGCAGACGGCCGACGACGACTGA
- a CDS encoding carbonic anhydrase, with protein MGSDRDTLENLLAGNERHVEALPEDYFAAVQTGQHPTVVAICCSDSRVSHEGMWGIERPGAVFTPSNIGNQIWDEDAGKRIVDGGVLYPIHHTGTDVVAVVGHTGCGAVTAAYHVATGEEPPGPQGVDKWVDQLVPVVEEALESGLIDTDADEARVINQLVEYNVDYQVRSLCDATDVPDDIDVYGFVYDFQGVYGDEPGRTYLVAANGETGPDALADIVPEGYETTARSLLSR; from the coding sequence ATGGGATCCGATCGGGACACGCTCGAGAACCTGCTCGCCGGCAACGAGCGCCACGTCGAGGCGTTGCCCGAGGACTACTTCGCGGCGGTGCAGACGGGCCAGCACCCGACCGTCGTCGCGATCTGCTGTTCGGACTCGCGAGTCTCTCACGAGGGTATGTGGGGCATCGAACGCCCGGGAGCGGTCTTCACGCCGAGCAACATCGGCAACCAGATCTGGGACGAGGACGCCGGCAAGCGGATCGTCGACGGCGGCGTCCTCTACCCAATCCATCACACCGGCACCGACGTCGTCGCCGTCGTCGGCCACACCGGCTGCGGCGCCGTCACCGCGGCCTACCACGTCGCGACCGGCGAGGAACCGCCGGGCCCGCAGGGCGTCGACAAGTGGGTCGACCAGCTCGTGCCCGTCGTCGAGGAGGCCCTCGAGAGCGGACTGATCGACACCGACGCGGACGAGGCGCGGGTGATCAATCAGCTCGTCGAGTACAACGTCGACTATCAGGTGCGCTCGCTTTGCGACGCCACGGATGTCCCCGACGACATCGACGTCTACGGCTTCGTCTACGACTTTCAGGGCGTCTACGGCGACGAACCCGGCCGCACGTACCTGGTCGCCGCCAACGGCGAGACAGGCCCCGACGCGCTCGCCGATATCGTGCCCGAGGGCTACGAGACGACGGCCCGCAGCCTGCTCTCTCGGTAG
- a CDS encoding NADP-dependent oxidoreductase: MAETRQWRLANRPVGEPTRDDFDLVTVDRPEPENGEVLVKTLYQSVDPYMRGRMRDAESYAEPWDVGDPMKASVVGEVLESNAGQFSAGDIVTGDLLWAEHAVADANELQPVDPDHGPISTALGVLGMPGVTAYWGLNDVGDPKPGDTVVVSAAAGAVGSVVGQLARLSGARVVGTAGSEAKIEWLTEELGFDAAINYKETDDLSTAVDEACPDGVDVYFDNVGGPITDAVWPRLNVDARVAVCGQIALYNETDVPTGPRKLAKLIETRATVEGLLVSDYQPRWGEALERLSQFVQNDQIRYRENVVEGFENAPDAFLGLFEGENIGKQLVRVAERDE; this comes from the coding sequence ATGGCAGAGACCAGACAGTGGCGACTCGCGAACCGTCCCGTCGGCGAACCGACCCGCGACGACTTCGACCTCGTCACCGTCGACCGTCCCGAACCCGAGAACGGCGAGGTGCTCGTCAAGACGCTCTACCAGTCCGTCGATCCGTACATGCGCGGTCGTATGCGCGACGCGGAATCGTACGCCGAACCGTGGGACGTCGGCGATCCGATGAAAGCGAGCGTCGTCGGCGAAGTCCTCGAGTCCAACGCCGGCCAGTTCTCGGCGGGCGATATCGTCACCGGCGACCTCCTCTGGGCGGAACACGCTGTCGCGGACGCGAACGAACTTCAGCCGGTCGATCCGGACCACGGGCCGATCTCGACGGCGCTGGGCGTGCTCGGCATGCCCGGTGTGACGGCCTACTGGGGCCTCAACGACGTCGGCGACCCGAAGCCGGGCGACACCGTCGTCGTCTCCGCGGCCGCGGGCGCGGTCGGCTCCGTCGTCGGCCAGCTCGCTCGTCTCTCGGGCGCCCGCGTGGTCGGTACCGCCGGCAGCGAGGCCAAGATCGAGTGGCTTACCGAGGAACTGGGCTTTGACGCCGCGATCAACTACAAGGAGACCGACGACCTCTCGACTGCGGTCGACGAGGCCTGTCCCGACGGCGTCGACGTCTACTTCGACAACGTCGGCGGCCCGATCACGGACGCCGTCTGGCCCCGGCTGAACGTCGACGCCCGGGTCGCGGTCTGCGGCCAGATCGCCCTCTACAACGAGACCGACGTCCCGACCGGCCCGCGAAAGCTCGCCAAGCTCATCGAGACCCGCGCGACGGTCGAGGGCCTGCTCGTCAGCGACTACCAGCCCCGCTGGGGCGAGGCGCTCGAGCGGCTCTCGCAGTTCGTACAGAACGACCAGATCCGCTACCGCGAGAACGTCGTCGAAGGCTTCGAGAACGCGCCCGACGCGTTCCTCGGGCTGTTCGAGGGCGAGAACATCGGGAAGCAGTTGGTCAGGGTCGCCGAACGAGACGAGTAG
- a CDS encoding alpha/beta hydrolase: protein MVVSELESISLSDGRTLAFATYGDPDGAPLVFHHGTPGSSHLGAVLSASACSRGVRVIAPSRPGYGRSDPHPDGTFETWAEDCRALVDALGLESVAVAGFSGGGPYALAVAARHVERVTGVGVVGAPVPAHDGGPFGPLVRFPHLLGVAFRFGAVVARLRSDQAVVGQLTDRSVDDETARIVGRDFRAGLSSGPSGAVRESRTLAADWSLPMPDGDVTVWHGIDDENAPIGPVRTTYEDRPSVTRCEVDDDHLGTLCSVRNEVVSLAE from the coding sequence ATGGTCGTTTCCGAGCTGGAGTCAATCTCGCTCTCCGACGGACGGACCCTGGCGTTCGCGACGTACGGCGATCCGGACGGCGCGCCCCTGGTCTTCCACCACGGAACGCCCGGATCGTCACACCTCGGGGCGGTGCTTTCGGCGTCCGCTTGCAGTCGAGGCGTTCGCGTGATCGCGCCGAGTCGCCCCGGATACGGCCGTTCCGATCCGCATCCGGACGGAACGTTCGAAACGTGGGCCGAAGACTGTCGAGCGCTCGTCGACGCGCTGGGACTCGAGTCGGTCGCGGTCGCCGGGTTCTCCGGCGGCGGTCCCTATGCGCTGGCCGTCGCCGCACGTCACGTCGAACGAGTCACCGGCGTCGGCGTAGTCGGCGCTCCGGTTCCGGCACACGACGGCGGGCCGTTCGGCCCGCTCGTTCGGTTCCCGCATCTCCTGGGCGTCGCGTTCCGATTCGGCGCCGTCGTCGCGCGGCTCCGGAGTGACCAAGCCGTTGTCGGCCAGTTGACCGACCGATCCGTCGACGACGAGACCGCCCGCATCGTCGGTCGCGACTTCCGCGCGGGACTGTCGTCCGGTCCGTCGGGTGCGGTACGCGAGAGTCGCACGCTCGCGGCCGACTGGTCGCTGCCGATGCCCGACGGCGACGTGACGGTCTGGCATGGAATCGACGACGAAAACGCCCCGATCGGTCCGGTCCGAACCACCTACGAGGACCGCCCGTCCGTCACCCGCTGCGAGGTCGACGACGACCACCTGGGAACGCTGTGTTCGGTCCGCAACGAGGTCGTCAGTCTGGCCGAGTGA
- a CDS encoding ABC transporter permease yields MLSVGFRALFRREVLRFVRRPKNTFMPPAITNVLYFAVFGLILGGRIDQIAGFDYILFIVPGLVVLGAISNAFENASFSIFHGRWNEYIHETLTSPLSYAEMVVAYVAASAVRGLIVGVIIAVVGRLFVPISIEHGLFLVATMVVITALFAGLGIIGGLVARDFDDLTVMNQFILRPLVFFGAVFYSLETFEQAWQVQISLVNPMVYMVDSVRYGLLGYSDLVAVSILPAPYAEFAPLFALGVLMAATVLVLAIDVYLFKIGYGLTD; encoded by the coding sequence ATGCTGTCCGTCGGCTTCCGCGCGCTGTTCCGGCGCGAGGTGCTGCGGTTCGTTCGCCGTCCGAAGAACACGTTCATGCCGCCGGCGATCACGAACGTCCTCTACTTCGCCGTCTTCGGGTTGATCCTCGGCGGCCGGATCGATCAGATCGCCGGCTTCGATTACATCCTCTTTATCGTCCCCGGGCTGGTCGTCCTCGGCGCGATCTCGAACGCCTTCGAGAACGCGTCGTTCTCGATCTTCCACGGCAGGTGGAACGAGTACATCCACGAGACGCTGACCTCGCCGCTTTCCTACGCCGAGATGGTCGTCGCCTACGTCGCGGCCAGCGCGGTGCGGGGGCTCATCGTCGGCGTCATCATCGCCGTCGTGGGCCGGCTGTTCGTGCCGATCAGCATCGAACACGGCCTCTTCCTCGTGGCCACGATGGTCGTCATCACGGCGCTGTTCGCCGGCTTGGGGATCATCGGCGGCCTCGTCGCCCGCGACTTCGACGATCTGACCGTGATGAACCAGTTCATCCTCAGGCCGCTGGTCTTCTTCGGCGCCGTCTTCTACTCCCTCGAGACGTTCGAGCAGGCCTGGCAGGTACAGATCTCGCTGGTGAACCCGATGGTCTACATGGTCGACAGCGTCCGGTACGGCCTGCTGGGCTACTCGGACCTGGTCGCGGTCAGTATCCTCCCCGCGCCGTACGCCGAGTTCGCGCCGCTGTTCGCACTCGGTGTGCTCATGGCGGCCACCGTCCTCGTGCTGGCGATCGACGTCTACCTGTTCAAGATCGGCTACGGACTGACCGACTGA
- a CDS encoding ABC transporter ATP-binding protein, with translation MPPAIETVDLVKEYGDLRALQELSLTVEEGEFFGLLGPNGAGKTTFINTLVGLVRKSGGEARVFGYDVEDDYRQARDAIGLAPQEFNVDRFFSIHEVLKNKAGYHGVPEDEAAERADEVLKRVGIYDKRDERFDWLSGGMKRRLLLARALVTDPDLLILDEPTAGVDVQLRHDLWELVTELNEEGTTILLTTHYIEEAERLCDRVAIMNEGRKVTVATPDELKERGTDTISVRLESGVSAIAAADLETDLGAYAHEVTTSGDSLEVRVDDGGSTAPQLLNDLEARGHEIADLEITRTSLEEIFVDLTRSDDRTVTRSSASSADETEESQRHEREREQEGVA, from the coding sequence ATGCCACCGGCCATCGAGACCGTCGATCTCGTGAAGGAATACGGCGACTTGCGCGCGCTGCAGGAGCTGTCGCTGACCGTCGAGGAGGGCGAGTTCTTCGGCCTGCTCGGTCCCAACGGTGCGGGCAAGACGACCTTTATCAACACGCTGGTCGGCCTGGTCCGCAAGTCCGGCGGCGAGGCGCGAGTCTTCGGATACGACGTCGAGGACGACTACCGACAGGCCCGCGACGCCATCGGCCTCGCGCCCCAGGAATTCAACGTCGACCGATTCTTCTCTATTCACGAAGTTCTGAAGAACAAGGCGGGATACCACGGGGTTCCCGAGGACGAGGCCGCCGAGCGCGCCGACGAGGTGCTCAAGCGCGTCGGGATCTACGACAAGCGCGACGAGCGCTTCGACTGGCTCTCCGGCGGGATGAAGCGCCGGCTGCTGCTCGCGCGGGCACTGGTAACCGATCCCGACCTGCTCATCTTAGACGAGCCCACGGCCGGCGTCGACGTCCAGTTGCGCCACGACCTCTGGGAGCTCGTGACCGAACTCAACGAGGAGGGGACGACGATCCTCCTGACGACCCACTACATCGAGGAGGCCGAGCGCCTCTGCGATCGGGTCGCGATCATGAACGAGGGCCGGAAGGTGACCGTCGCGACGCCGGACGAACTGAAGGAGCGCGGTACCGACACCATCTCTGTCCGCCTCGAGTCCGGCGTCTCCGCGATCGCGGCGGCCGATCTCGAGACCGACCTCGGCGCGTACGCCCACGAGGTGACGACGAGCGGCGACAGCCTCGAGGTCCGCGTCGACGACGGCGGCTCGACCGCGCCGCAACTGTTGAACGACCTCGAGGCGCGGGGCCACGAGATCGCCGACCTCGAGATCACCAGAACCTCCCTCGAGGAGATCTTCGTCGACCTGACCCGAAGCGACGACCGGACGGTGACCCGGTCGTCGGCCTCGAGCGCGGACGAGACTGAGGAGAGTCAGCGACACGAACGCGAGCGCGAACAGGAGGGGGTCGCCTGA
- a CDS encoding CBS domain-containing protein — MPRSFRIGSLFGIPIKLDLTFLLVLPLFAYLIGEQIEPVAGLLNDGLAAGIDVGAITAGTMPWLLGLAAAIGLFVGVVLHELGHSLTAQRYGFSIDSITLWLFGGIAALSEMPEDWRQELTIAIAGPIVSVLVGVGSYALFLAVPESLDGARFVLGYLAILNVVLAVFNMIPAFPMDGGRVLRAFLARSRPYATATQQAASIGKLLAVFMGLIGLMESSIIFIGVAFFVYIAASSEAQQVTMKAAFQDVTVGDIMTPASDLHTVEPETTVAALVQRMFTERHTGYPVIDTSAFEGERLVGLVTLTDAREIDPVERDAFTVDEVMTTDLRTIAPDSDAMTAIEEMRENDIGRLLVVEDGDLVGLISRSDVMTAFDIVQKSGAVNPSSQLRTAD, encoded by the coding sequence ATGCCTCGGAGTTTTCGAATCGGATCCCTGTTCGGGATTCCGATCAAGCTGGATCTCACGTTTCTGTTGGTGCTCCCGCTGTTCGCCTATCTCATCGGCGAACAGATCGAACCCGTCGCGGGGCTGCTCAACGACGGGCTCGCGGCGGGCATCGACGTCGGCGCTATCACCGCCGGGACGATGCCGTGGCTACTCGGCCTGGCCGCGGCGATCGGGCTGTTCGTCGGCGTCGTGCTCCACGAACTCGGCCACTCGTTGACGGCCCAGCGCTATGGGTTTTCGATCGACTCGATTACGCTCTGGCTGTTCGGCGGCATCGCCGCGCTCTCGGAGATGCCCGAGGACTGGCGACAGGAGCTCACCATCGCCATCGCCGGTCCGATCGTCTCCGTGCTCGTCGGCGTCGGTTCGTACGCGCTCTTTCTGGCGGTTCCCGAAAGCCTCGACGGCGCCCGGTTCGTTCTCGGCTACCTCGCTATTCTGAACGTCGTGCTCGCGGTCTTCAACATGATCCCCGCGTTCCCGATGGACGGCGGGCGGGTTCTCCGCGCGTTTCTCGCCCGCAGCCGCCCCTACGCGACGGCTACCCAGCAGGCTGCCAGCATCGGCAAGCTGCTGGCGGTCTTCATGGGCCTGATCGGACTCATGGAGTCCAGCATCATCTTCATCGGCGTCGCCTTCTTCGTCTACATCGCCGCCTCGAGTGAGGCCCAGCAGGTGACAATGAAGGCCGCGTTCCAGGACGTCACTGTCGGCGACATCATGACGCCCGCCAGCGATCTTCACACGGTCGAACCCGAGACCACGGTGGCGGCGCTGGTCCAGCGGATGTTCACCGAGCGCCACACCGGCTACCCGGTCATCGACACCAGCGCGTTCGAGGGCGAACGCCTCGTCGGACTCGTGACGCTGACCGACGCTCGCGAGATCGATCCGGTCGAACGCGACGCGTTCACGGTCGACGAGGTGATGACGACCGACCTGCGGACGATCGCCCCGGACTCGGACGCGATGACGGCGATCGAGGAAATGCGCGAGAACGATATCGGTCGGCTACTCGTCGTCGAAGACGGCGACCTCGTCGGCCTGATCTCGCGGTCGGACGTGATGACCGCCTTCGACATCGTCCAGAAAAGCGGCGCGGTCAACCCTAGCAGCCAACTGCGGACCGCGGACTGA
- a CDS encoding MarR family transcriptional regulator: MMEQTHTDPELTELPTELNSAQGKLVYLYLEATDGATVDELGQVLSMRKIDILSVCNSLSSQQLIEKCDGTYVPTR, translated from the coding sequence ATGATGGAACAGACCCACACCGATCCCGAACTCACCGAACTGCCGACCGAACTCAACTCCGCACAGGGGAAGCTCGTCTACCTCTACCTCGAGGCGACTGACGGGGCAACGGTCGACGAACTGGGGCAGGTGCTTTCCATGCGGAAGATCGATATCCTGAGCGTCTGCAACTCCCTCTCGAGCCAGCAGCTGATCGAGAAGTGCGACGGAACGTACGTGCCGACTCGCTGA
- a CDS encoding 50S ribosomal protein L16, with the protein MSDKPASMYREISKPAYTRREYITGIPGSKIAQHKMGDISADPEDYPVQISLITEEEVQLRHGSLEASRLSANRHMLKNAGENNYKMILRKFPHHVIRENKQATGAGADRVSDGMRQAFGKIVGTAARMDAGERIFTIWCDVDDAEFAKEAMRRAYNKISPPCRIVVEKGEEQLIA; encoded by the coding sequence ATGTCCGACAAACCTGCCTCAATGTACCGGGAGATTAGCAAGCCGGCCTACACGCGACGCGAGTACATCACCGGCATCCCGGGCTCCAAGATTGCACAGCACAAGATGGGCGACATCAGCGCCGATCCCGAGGACTACCCGGTCCAGATTAGCCTCATCACCGAGGAAGAGGTTCAGCTTCGTCACGGAAGCCTCGAGGCCTCGCGTCTCTCGGCCAATCGCCACATGCTGAAAAACGCCGGTGAGAACAACTACAAGATGATCCTTCGGAAGTTCCCCCACCACGTCATCCGCGAGAACAAGCAGGCGACGGGTGCGGGTGCGGACCGTGTTTCCGACGGAATGCGCCAGGCCTTCGGGAAGATCGTCGGTACCGCCGCTCGCATGGACGCCGGCGAGCGCATCTTCACGATCTGGTGTGACGTCGACGACGCCGAGTTCGCCAAGGAGGCGATGCGCCGCGCCTACAACAAGATCTCGCCGCCGTGCCGTATCGTCGTCGAGAAGGGCGAAGAGCAGCTTATCGCATAA
- a CDS encoding ATP-grasp domain-containing protein → MIDLAVANAKQTFRRMQEPLSERGIRVHHVPVRERTIALGDPPWDPDDFDVGFVYPGRLMEGGVADALLEIPWLNDHETVLTSRNKAEVIARLERADLPVPESVYVSNDVGEAELTAVFERFDPPVVVKPNSTTRGVGVAKAHDLDSFLGICDYLSLVHDYKATGDQSFLVQEYLSDATDYRVMVLEGEYVGAVERRLPDAAVVEGQWKHNVHRGAEATGVELPEEYRELAERVAAELEIPFLGVDLLETDDRLVVNETNARPTIDDETKYEPDFYDRLADAIRTAADRQ, encoded by the coding sequence ATGATCGATCTCGCGGTAGCGAACGCGAAACAGACGTTCCGGCGGATGCAAGAGCCGCTGTCCGAGCGGGGAATACGGGTTCATCACGTGCCTGTGCGCGAGCGCACGATCGCGCTCGGTGATCCGCCGTGGGACCCCGACGACTTCGACGTGGGGTTCGTCTACCCCGGCCGACTCATGGAGGGTGGCGTCGCCGACGCCCTGCTCGAGATCCCGTGGCTCAACGACCACGAGACGGTGCTGACCTCGCGGAACAAGGCCGAAGTGATCGCGCGACTCGAGCGGGCCGACCTGCCGGTTCCGGAGTCTGTCTACGTCTCGAACGACGTCGGCGAAGCGGAGCTGACCGCCGTCTTCGAGCGGTTCGATCCGCCGGTGGTCGTCAAACCGAACTCGACGACCCGCGGCGTCGGCGTCGCGAAGGCTCACGACCTCGATTCCTTCCTCGGGATCTGTGACTACCTCTCGCTAGTCCACGATTACAAGGCGACGGGCGACCAGTCGTTTCTCGTCCAGGAGTACCTCTCCGACGCGACCGACTACCGCGTGATGGTCCTCGAGGGCGAGTACGTCGGCGCCGTCGAGCGACGACTGCCCGACGCGGCCGTCGTCGAGGGTCAGTGGAAACACAACGTCCACCGCGGCGCGGAGGCGACCGGCGTCGAGTTGCCCGAGGAGTACCGCGAGCTGGCCGAGCGGGTTGCAGCGGAACTCGAAATCCCGTTCCTCGGCGTCGACTTACTCGAGACCGACGACCGACTGGTGGTCAACGAAACGAACGCGCGGCCGACGATCGACGACGAAACGAAGTACGAACCGGACTTCTACGATCGGCTCGCGGACGCAATTCGAACGGCTGCCGACCGGCAGTGA
- a CDS encoding Hsp20/alpha crystallin family protein, which produces MRRDDRDEPFDDLFREIERMMNEMMNGADANVDFSSSSDVGNGFGMDTHVDIHETDDEVRVVADLPGVEKDNIELECDGKTLTISAESEHRQYDERVSLPTRVNEHTASATYNNGVLEVVFDPAEQSSGISLE; this is translated from the coding sequence ATGCGCCGAGACGACCGCGACGAACCCTTCGACGACCTGTTCCGCGAAATTGAACGAATGATGAACGAAATGATGAACGGCGCGGACGCGAACGTCGACTTCTCCTCCTCGAGCGACGTCGGTAACGGCTTCGGCATGGACACCCACGTCGACATCCACGAGACCGACGACGAGGTTCGGGTCGTCGCCGATCTCCCGGGCGTCGAGAAGGATAACATCGAACTCGAGTGCGACGGGAAGACCCTGACCATCTCCGCCGAGAGCGAGCACCGCCAGTACGACGAGCGCGTCTCCCTGCCGACCCGCGTCAACGAACACACCGCTTCGGCGACCTACAACAACGGCGTTCTCGAAGTCGTCTTCGATCCCGCGGAGCAGTCTTCGGGTATCAGCCTCGAGTAA